A genomic window from Daphnia magna isolate NIES linkage group LG9, ASM2063170v1.1, whole genome shotgun sequence includes:
- the LOC123475655 gene encoding uncharacterized protein LOC123475655, whose translation MPIERTLWLSLDYGSDSFVVSASIKLDGATKREIFRETSSVYDPFGFLSPVLLHAKLILQAVCRKSVGWDDQLDQMTVDEWQHWAVSLSKLKPLSVSRCFNPELPKAQGVGLHLFADASESAFGAIAYLRFDNADGVKVSFVMAKARVAPIKYVSISRLELYAALLAARLASVIKSELRLKIDQATFWSDSTTVLRWINSPHYRFHVYVGNRIGEILELSESSQWFYVPTTQNPADDVSRGVTSKEFSIENHFFTGPSFLYQSPQNWPAFPDVKQEIDETEDPEVCFTRWVGATLPVTDFIDQLTTYSSRYPFLVGVDGYVKRFINNARKEKTHRDFGKLSETEVKNAKAELFRRAQMSAFPEDYSNIKEGKQLDPGSSLITLTPFVDHQGVLRVGGRIENAPVSPEARHPMILPADEKVTELLIYSLHLEFVHSTTERTFHELRKLYWVQRGRKTVRRIINKCFKCKQHYAKALCPMMAALPGYRLKPFYPAFTHTGVDFFGPYNVTIFRRKVKRWACLFTCMSSRAVHLEKSYSLDTSSFINCISHFEDRRTTPKHYPSDNGTNFVGALREFSECLRRMEQLAIQDGRKRRTVTWSFNPPAAPYFDGTWERLVQSSKRALRFVLNEQTLTDDTLITTLIQVEKLLNGCPLTYVSVNPADPEPITPNHLLLRHENPYIPFDLFNENDMTTNRKYRIAQYLTDCFWRRWMREYLPSLTERRKWLHGQKNLNVGDIVIVIEPDTPRGEWPIARVVKVFPAQMA comes from the coding sequence ATGCCCATAGAGCGGACGCTGTGGCTCTCACTCGACTACGGCAGCGATTCGTTTGTGGTGAGCGCAAGCATAAAACTGGATGGAGCGACGAAACGAGAAATATTTCGAGAAACGTCAAGCGTCTACGACCCATTTGGGTTTCTTTCACCGGTGTTGCTACACGCAAAACTTATCCTGCAAGCTGTATGCAGAAAATCGGTTGGCTGGGACGATCAACTAGACCAGATGACCGTCGATGAGTGGCAACATTGGGCCGTCTCCCTCTCGAAGCTAAAACCGCTCTCCGTCTCACGATGTTTTAACCCAGAGCTACCAAAAGCGCAAGGTGTGGGACTTCATCTGTTTGCTGACGCATCCGAATCAGCATTTGGGGCCATCGCCTATCTCCGATTTGACAATGCCGACGGCGTAAAAGTGTCATTTGTTATGGCCAAGGCAAGAGTGGCACCCATCAAATACGTTTCGATTTCCAGACTTGAGCTGTATGCAGCATTACTCGCCGCCCGTCTAGCATCAGTGATCAAGTCAGAACTCCGACTAAAAATCGACCAAGCCACATTCTGGTCGGACTCCACAACGGTTTTGAGATGGATCAACTCTCCACACTATCGATTTCATGTTTACGTTGGAAACCGAATAGGCGAAATATTGGAGCTGTCCGAAAGTAGTCAATGGTTTTATGTCCCTACAACTCAAAACCCAGCAGATGACGTCAGCCGTGGCGTCACATCCAAAGAATTTTCCATCGAGAATCATTTCTTTACCGGACCATCTTTCCTCTATCAATCACCGCAAAACTGGCCGGCCTTCCCCGATGTAAAACAGGAAATTGACGAAACAGAGGATCCCGAAGTTTGCTTTACGAGATGGGTTGGTGCGACACTTCCCGTAACCGATTTTATTGATCAGCTCACCACGTACAGCTCCCGCTATCCGTTTTTAGTCGGCGTCGACGGCTACGTCAAACGTTTCATTAATAACgctcggaaagaaaaaacccatCGTGATTTCGGCAAACTATCGGAAACCGAGGTCAAGAATGCGAAAGCGGAATTGTTTAGGCGCGCCCAGATGTCTGCCTTTCCTGAAGATTACAGTAATATAAAGGAGGGAAAGCAGCTCGATCCTGGTTCAAGCCTAATCACGTTAACGCCATTCGTCGACCATCAAGGAGTTTTACGGGTCGGAGGACGTATTGAAAATGCTCCAGTCTCACCGGAAGCTCGTCATCCGATGATACTCCCAGCCGACGAAAAGGTCACCGAATTGCTGATTTATAGTCTCCACCTCGAGTTCGTACACTCCACTACAGAGAGAACCTTTCACGAATTACGTAAACTCTACTGGGTTCAACGCGGACGAAAAACGGTGAGAAGAATTATAAACAAGTGTTTCAAATGCAAGCAACACTACGCAAAGGCACTTTGCCCAATGATGGCCGCTCTTCCCGGTTACCGTCTGAAGCCTTTCTACCCCGCCTTTACACACACCGGAGTAGACTTCTTTGGCCCGTACAACGTAACGATATTCAGACGGAAGGTAAAACGCTGGGCCTGTTTATTTACTTGCATGTCATCAAGAGCCGTGCACCTGGAAAAATCATACTCTCTTGACACTTCCTCCTTCATCAACTGCATCAGTCACTTCGAAGATCGCCGTACAACCCCGAAACATTATCCCAGTGATAATGGCACGAACTTTGTTGGAGCTCTGCGTGAATTTTCCGAGTGTCTCCGTCGGATGGAACAGCTAGCCATTCAAGATGGGCGAAAACGAAGAACGGTGACTTGGAGTTTCAACCCACCTGCCGCGCCATATTTTGATGGAACCTGGGAACGTCTAGTTCAATCGTCAAAACGTGCCTTAAGATTCGTACTAAACGAGCAAACTCTGACTGACGATACTTTAATCACCACGCTAATTCAAGTCGAGAAACTTCTCAACGGCTGCCCGTTAACGTATGTAAGCGTAAACCCGGCGGATCCTGAACCCATTACGCCAAATCATCTTCTCCTTCGACACGAAAATCCGTACATACCTTTTGATTTGTTCAACGAAAACGATATGACGACCAATAGGAAGTACCGCATTGCTCAGTACTTAACTGATTGTTTCTGGAGACGTTGGATGAGAGAGTATCTTCCCAGCCTTACGGAACGACGAAAATGGCTACATGGACAAAAGAATCTCAACGTTGGCGACATCGTGATCGTTATCGAGCCAGATACACCCCGTGGAGAATGGCCAATCGCTCGTGTCGTCAAGGTTTTTCCGGCCCAGATGGCGTAG